In a genomic window of Phacochoerus africanus isolate WHEZ1 chromosome 6, ROS_Pafr_v1, whole genome shotgun sequence:
- the RPTN gene encoding repetin isoform X1, producing the protein MAELLNSILTVIEVFQKYAKGKGDCTSLCKKELKQLLLAEFGDILRRPSDPETVETILSLLDKDRNGHVDFHEYLLLVFQLAQACYHKLDKELCRDRTSQQEGEHEGKQDHKFPGNTERQHRQRQEGERQDYHRNQSERQNQDNYQDQSGRQDRGSSSGQSERQDRDSHYGQSERQDRDSHCGQSERQDRDSHYGQSGRQDRDSHYSQSERQDRDSHYGQSGRQDRDSCYGQSQRQDRDSHYGQSGRQTGTLAMVSLRDKVRTPALIKKLSHTFGSGKPKRQGYVFALNQCEKQLQDSHYGQSDKLGQQSSCGQSGRLGEDSSSHTNQQESGSYYEQSERLGQESGYGRRNRQELGSHYGQTDRQGQSSHYGQSDRESQSSHFGQTERQGQSSHFGQTERQGQSSCYGQTDRQSQGSHYGQTDRQGQSSHYSQTDRQGLSSQYGQTERQGQGSHYGQIDRQSQGSHYGQTDRQGQSSHYGQTDSQGQGSHYGQIDRQSQSSHYGQTDRQGQSSHYGQTDSQGQGSHYGQIDRQSQSSHYGQTERQGRSSHYGQTERQGLSSQHSQSETGETGQNRCFQGNEGTSRDSDVEQSGRSGRPSQQTQGQKVNQNQRQRFQPREGQQDSHQAWEPKEDSQHHQHKLVAQIQQERPLCHTGREWQSHSSGQGHGQAQTRQSHSEGQSHQAEEEQGHQSWGRHGREGQETPCDTWDRPTHEEEQSHQTRDRPTHEDEQTCQRRDKQTHEDEQTRQRRDKQTHEDEQTRQRRDKQTHEEDQNCRQRQDRQPMRIKRGIKGPRINNPIGPSKAVLTEKNST; encoded by the exons ATGGCTGAACTCCTGAACAGCATACTCACCGTGATCGAGGTGTTCCAGAAATATGCCAAAGGGAAAGGGGACTGTACCTCACTGTGCAAGAAGGAGTTGAAGCAATTGCTCTTGGCTGAGTTTGGAGACATCCTCCGG AGACCAAGTGACCCAGAGACTGTGGAAACCATCCTGAGCCTCTTGGATAAAGACAGAAATGGACATGTGGATTTTCATGAATATCTCCTATTGGTGTTCCAACTGGCCCAAGCCTGCTATCACAAGCTGGATAAAGAGTTATGCAGAGATAGAACCTCCCAGCAAGAAGGGGAGCATGAGGGAAAACAAGACCATAAGTTTCCAGGAAATACTGAGAGACAAcacaggcagaggcaggagggagaaaggcagGATTACCACCGTAATCAATCTGAGAGACAAAACCAGGACAACTACCAGGATCAGTCTGGGAGGCAAGATAGGGGCTCCAGCTCTGGTCAGTCTGAGAGGCAAGACAGGGACTCCCACTACGGTCAGTCTGAGAGACAAGACAGGGACTCCCACTGTGGTCAGTCTGAGAGACAAGACAGGGACTCCCACTACGGTCAGTCTGGGAGACAAGACAGGGACTCCCACTACAGTCAGTCTGAGAGACAAGATAGGGACTCCCACTATGGTCAGTCTGGGAGACAAGACAGGGACTCTTGCTATGGTCAGTCTCAGAGACAAGACAGGGACTCCCATTACGGTCAGTCTGGGAGACAGACAGGGACTCTTGCTATGGTCAGTCTCAGAGACAAGGTCAGGACTCCAGCTCTGATAAAAAAACTGAGTCatacatttggcagtggcaagcCTAAAAGACAAGGATATGTCTTTGCCTTAAATCAGTGTGAGAAACAACTTCAGGATTCTCATTATGGCCAATCTGATAAGCTTGGGCAACAGTCAAGCTGTGGCCAGTCTGGAAGACTGGGAGAGGACTCCTCCAGCCACACAAACCAACAGGAATCAGGCTCTTATTATGAGCAATCTGAGAGGCTGGGTCAGGAATCAGGCTATGGTAGGAGAAATAGGCAAGAACTGGGTTCTCATTATggccagacagacagacaaggcCAGAGTTCTCACTAtggtcagtcagacagagaaagccagAGCTCTCACTTTGGCCAGACAGAGAGACAAGGCCAGAGCTCTCACTTTGGCCAGACAGAGAGACAAGGCCAGAGCTCCTGCTATggccagacagacagacaaagccAGGGTTCCCACTATGGCCAGACAGATAGACAAGGCCAGAGTTCTCACTACAGTCAGACAGATAGACAAGGCCTGAGTTCTCAATATGGCCAGACAGAGAGACAAGGCCAGGGTTCCCACTATGGCCAGATAGACAGACAAAGTCAAGGTTCCCACTATGGCCAGACAGATAGACAAGGTCAGAGTTCTCACTATGGTCAGACAGACAGTCAAGGCCAGGGTTCCCACTATGGCCAGATAGACAGACAGAGCCAGAGCTCTCATTATGGCCAGACAGATAGACAAGGTCAGAGTTCTCACTATGGTCAGACAGACAGTCAAGGCCAGGGTTCCCACTATGGCCAGATAGACAGACAGAGCCAGAGCTCTCATTATGGCCAGACAGAGAGACAAGGTCGGAGTTCTCACTATGGTCAGACAGAGAGACAAGGCCTGAGCTCTCAACACAGTCAGTCAGAGACTGGGGAAACTGGGCAAAATAGGTGCTTCCAAGGGAACGAGGGAACAAGCAGAGACTCAGATGTTGAGCAGTCAGGAAGGTCAGGGAGACCAAGTCAACAGACTCAAGGACAGAAAGTGAACCAAAATCAGAGGCAGAGATTCCAGCCTAGAGAAGGGCAGCAGGACAGCCACCAGGCATGGGAGCCCAAGGAAGATAGCCAGCACCACCAACACAAACTAGTAGCACAAATCCAGCAAGAAAGGCCACTCTGTCACACAGGGAGAGAATGGCAATCACATAGTAGTGGGCAGGGCCATGGACAGGCCCAGACCAGGCAGAGTCATAGTGAGGGGCAGAGCCAccaggcagaggaagagcagggCCACCAAAGCTGGGGCAGACATGGCCGTGAGGGTCAGGAAACTCCATGTGACACCTGGGACAGGCCAACCCATGAAGAGGAACAAAGCCATCAGACAAGGGACAGGCCAACCCATGAAGATGAGCAGACCTGTCAGAGACGAGACAAGCAAACCCATGAAGATGAGCAGACCCGTCAGAGACGAGACAAGCAAACCCATGAAGATGAGCAGACCCGTCAGAGACGAGACAAGCAAACCCATGAAGAGGATCAAAACTGTCGGCAACGACAGGATAGGCAACCCATGAGGATAAAGAGAGGTATCAAGGGTCCCAGGATCAACAATCCCATAGGACCCAGCAAGGCCGTGCTAACAGAGAAAAATTCCACATGA
- the RPTN gene encoding repetin isoform X3 — MAELLNSILTVIEVFQKYAKGKGDCTSLCKKELKQLLLAEFGDILRRPSDPETVETILSLLDKDRNGHVDFHEYLLLVFQLAQACYHKLDKELCRDRTSQQEGEHEGKQDHKFPGNTERQHRQRQEGERQDYHRNQSERQNQDNYQDQSGRQDRGSSSGQSERQDRDSHYGQSERQDRDSHCGQSERQDRDSHYGQSGRQDRDSHYSQSERQDRDSHYGQSGRQDRDSCYGQSQRQDRDSHYGQSGRQTGTLAMVSLRDKVRTPALIKKLSHTFGSGKPKRQGYVFALNQCEKQLQDSHYGQSDKLGQQSSCGQSGRLGEDSSSHTNQQESGSYYEQSERLGQESGYGRRNRQELGSHYGQTDRQGQSSHYGQSDRESQSSHFGQTERQGQSSHFGQTERQGQSSCYGQTDRQSQGSHYGQTDRQGQSSHYSQTDRQGLSSQYGQTERQGQGSHYGQIDRQSQGSHYGQTDRQGQSSHYGQTDSQGQGSHYGQIDRQSQSSHYGQTERQGRSSHYGQTERQGLSSQHSQSETGETGQNRCFQGNEGTSRDSDVEQSGRSGRPSQQTQGQKVNQNQRQRFQPREGQQDSHQAWEPKEDSQHHQHKLVAQIQQERPLCHTGREWQSHSSGQGHGQAQTRQSHSEGQSHQAEEEQGHQSWGRHGREGQETPCDTWDRPTHEEEQSHQTRDRPTHEDEQTCQRRDKQTHEDEQTRQRRDKQTHEDEQTRQRRDKQTHEEDQNCRQRQDRQPMRIKRGIKGPRINNPIGPSKAVLTEKNST; from the exons ATGGCTGAACTCCTGAACAGCATACTCACCGTGATCGAGGTGTTCCAGAAATATGCCAAAGGGAAAGGGGACTGTACCTCACTGTGCAAGAAGGAGTTGAAGCAATTGCTCTTGGCTGAGTTTGGAGACATCCTCCGG AGACCAAGTGACCCAGAGACTGTGGAAACCATCCTGAGCCTCTTGGATAAAGACAGAAATGGACATGTGGATTTTCATGAATATCTCCTATTGGTGTTCCAACTGGCCCAAGCCTGCTATCACAAGCTGGATAAAGAGTTATGCAGAGATAGAACCTCCCAGCAAGAAGGGGAGCATGAGGGAAAACAAGACCATAAGTTTCCAGGAAATACTGAGAGACAAcacaggcagaggcaggagggagaaaggcagGATTACCACCGTAATCAATCTGAGAGACAAAACCAGGACAACTACCAGGATCAGTCTGGGAGGCAAGATAGGGGCTCCAGCTCTGGTCAGTCTGAGAGGCAAGACAGGGACTCCCACTACGGTCAGTCTGAGAGACAAGACAGGGACTCCCACTGTGGTCAGTCTGAGAGACAAGACAGGGACTCCCACTACGGTCAGTCTGGGAGACAAGACAGGGACTCCCACTACAGTCAGTCTGAGAGACAAGATAGGGACTCCCACTATGGTCAGTCTGGGAGACAAGACAGGGACTCTTGCTATGGTCAGTCTCAGAGACAAGACAGGGACTCCCATTACGGTCAGTCTGGGAGACAGACAGGGACTCTTGCTATGGTCAGTCTCAGAGACAAGGTCAGGACTCCAGCTCTGATAAAAAAACTGAGTCatacatttggcagtggcaagcCTAAAAGACAAGGATATGTCTTTGCCTTAAATCAGTGTGAGAAACAACTTCAGGATTCTCATTATGGCCAATCTGATAAGCTTGGGCAACAGTCAAGCTGTGGCCAGTCTGGAAGACTGGGAGAGGACTCCTCCAGCCACACAAACCAACAGGAATCAGGCTCTTATTATGAGCAATCTGAGAGGCTGGGTCAGGAATCAGGCTATGGTAGGAGAAATAGGCAAGAACTGGGTTCTCATTATggccagacagacagacaaggcCAGAGTTCTCACTAtggtcagtcagacagagaaagccagAGCTCTCACTTTGGCCAGACAGAGAGACAAGGCCAGAGCTCTCACTTTGGCCAGACAGAGAGACAAGGCCAGAGCTCCTGCTATggccagacagacagacaaagccAGGGTTCCCACTATGGCCAGACAGATAGACAAGGCCAGAGTTCTCACTACAGTCAGACAGATAGACAAGGCCTGAGTTCTCAATATGGCCAGACAGAGAGACAAGGCCAGGGTTCCCACTATGGCCAGATAGACAGACAAAGTCAAGGTTCCCACTATGGCCAGACAGATAGACAAGGTCAGAGTTCTCACTATG GTCAGACAGACAGTCAAGGCCAGGGTTCCCACTATGGCCAGATAGACAGACAGAGCCAGAGCTCTCATTATGGCCAGACAGAGAGACAAGGTCGGAGTTCTCACTATGGTCAGACAGAGAGACAAGGCCTGAGCTCTCAACACAGTCAGTCAGAGACTGGGGAAACTGGGCAAAATAGGTGCTTCCAAGGGAACGAGGGAACAAGCAGAGACTCAGATGTTGAGCAGTCAGGAAGGTCAGGGAGACCAAGTCAACAGACTCAAGGACAGAAAGTGAACCAAAATCAGAGGCAGAGATTCCAGCCTAGAGAAGGGCAGCAGGACAGCCACCAGGCATGGGAGCCCAAGGAAGATAGCCAGCACCACCAACACAAACTAGTAGCACAAATCCAGCAAGAAAGGCCACTCTGTCACACAGGGAGAGAATGGCAATCACATAGTAGTGGGCAGGGCCATGGACAGGCCCAGACCAGGCAGAGTCATAGTGAGGGGCAGAGCCAccaggcagaggaagagcagggCCACCAAAGCTGGGGCAGACATGGCCGTGAGGGTCAGGAAACTCCATGTGACACCTGGGACAGGCCAACCCATGAAGAGGAACAAAGCCATCAGACAAGGGACAGGCCAACCCATGAAGATGAGCAGACCTGTCAGAGACGAGACAAGCAAACCCATGAAGATGAGCAGACCCGTCAGAGACGAGACAAGCAAACCCATGAAGATGAGCAGACCCGTCAGAGACGAGACAAGCAAACCCATGAAGAGGATCAAAACTGTCGGCAACGACAGGATAGGCAACCCATGAGGATAAAGAGAGGTATCAAGGGTCCCAGGATCAACAATCCCATAGGACCCAGCAAGGCCGTGCTAACAGAGAAAAATTCCACATGA
- the RPTN gene encoding repetin isoform X2, which translates to MAELLNSILTVIEVFQKYAKGKGDCTSLCKKELKQLLLAEFGDILRRPSDPETVETILSLLDKDRNGHVDFHEYLLLVFQLAQACYHKLDKELCRDRTSQQEGEHEGKQDHKFPGNTERQHRQRQEGERQDYHRNQSERQNQDNYQDQSGRQDRGSSSGQSERQDRDSHYGQSERQDRDSHCGQSERQDRDSHYGQSGRQDRDSHYSQSERQDRDSHYGQSGRQDRDSCYGQSQRQDRDSHYGQSGRQTGTLAMVSLRDKVRTPALIKKLSHTFGSGKPKRQGYVFALNQCEKQLQDSHYGQSDKLGQQSSCGQSGRLGEDSSSHTNQQESGSYYEQSERLGQESGYGRRNRQELGSHYGQTDRQGQSSHYGQSDRESQSSHFGQTERQGQSSHFGQTERQGQSSCYGQTDRQSQGSHYGQTDRQGQSSHYSQTDRQGLSSQYGQTERQGQGSHYGQIDRQSQGSHYGQTDRQGQSSHYGQTDSQGQGSHYGQIDRQSQSSHYGQTDRQGQSSHYGQTDSQGQGSHYGQTERQGRSSHYGQTERQGLSSQHSQSETGETGQNRCFQGNEGTSRDSDVEQSGRSGRPSQQTQGQKVNQNQRQRFQPREGQQDSHQAWEPKEDSQHHQHKLVAQIQQERPLCHTGREWQSHSSGQGHGQAQTRQSHSEGQSHQAEEEQGHQSWGRHGREGQETPCDTWDRPTHEEEQSHQTRDRPTHEDEQTCQRRDKQTHEDEQTRQRRDKQTHEDEQTRQRRDKQTHEEDQNCRQRQDRQPMRIKRGIKGPRINNPIGPSKAVLTEKNST; encoded by the exons ATGGCTGAACTCCTGAACAGCATACTCACCGTGATCGAGGTGTTCCAGAAATATGCCAAAGGGAAAGGGGACTGTACCTCACTGTGCAAGAAGGAGTTGAAGCAATTGCTCTTGGCTGAGTTTGGAGACATCCTCCGG AGACCAAGTGACCCAGAGACTGTGGAAACCATCCTGAGCCTCTTGGATAAAGACAGAAATGGACATGTGGATTTTCATGAATATCTCCTATTGGTGTTCCAACTGGCCCAAGCCTGCTATCACAAGCTGGATAAAGAGTTATGCAGAGATAGAACCTCCCAGCAAGAAGGGGAGCATGAGGGAAAACAAGACCATAAGTTTCCAGGAAATACTGAGAGACAAcacaggcagaggcaggagggagaaaggcagGATTACCACCGTAATCAATCTGAGAGACAAAACCAGGACAACTACCAGGATCAGTCTGGGAGGCAAGATAGGGGCTCCAGCTCTGGTCAGTCTGAGAGGCAAGACAGGGACTCCCACTACGGTCAGTCTGAGAGACAAGACAGGGACTCCCACTGTGGTCAGTCTGAGAGACAAGACAGGGACTCCCACTACGGTCAGTCTGGGAGACAAGACAGGGACTCCCACTACAGTCAGTCTGAGAGACAAGATAGGGACTCCCACTATGGTCAGTCTGGGAGACAAGACAGGGACTCTTGCTATGGTCAGTCTCAGAGACAAGACAGGGACTCCCATTACGGTCAGTCTGGGAGACAGACAGGGACTCTTGCTATGGTCAGTCTCAGAGACAAGGTCAGGACTCCAGCTCTGATAAAAAAACTGAGTCatacatttggcagtggcaagcCTAAAAGACAAGGATATGTCTTTGCCTTAAATCAGTGTGAGAAACAACTTCAGGATTCTCATTATGGCCAATCTGATAAGCTTGGGCAACAGTCAAGCTGTGGCCAGTCTGGAAGACTGGGAGAGGACTCCTCCAGCCACACAAACCAACAGGAATCAGGCTCTTATTATGAGCAATCTGAGAGGCTGGGTCAGGAATCAGGCTATGGTAGGAGAAATAGGCAAGAACTGGGTTCTCATTATggccagacagacagacaaggcCAGAGTTCTCACTAtggtcagtcagacagagaaagccagAGCTCTCACTTTGGCCAGACAGAGAGACAAGGCCAGAGCTCTCACTTTGGCCAGACAGAGAGACAAGGCCAGAGCTCCTGCTATggccagacagacagacaaagccAGGGTTCCCACTATGGCCAGACAGATAGACAAGGCCAGAGTTCTCACTACAGTCAGACAGATAGACAAGGCCTGAGTTCTCAATATGGCCAGACAGAGAGACAAGGCCAGGGTTCCCACTATGGCCAGATAGACAGACAAAGTCAAGGTTCCCACTATGGCCAGACAGATAGACAAGGTCAGAGTTCTCACTATGGTCAGACAGACAGTCAAGGCCAGGGTTCCCACTATGGCCAGATAGACAGACAGAGCCAGAGCTCTCATTATGGCCAGACAGATAGACAAGGTCAGAGTTCTCACTATGGTCAGACAGACAGTCAAGGCCAGGGTTCCCACTATGGCCAG ACAGAGAGACAAGGTCGGAGTTCTCACTATGGTCAGACAGAGAGACAAGGCCTGAGCTCTCAACACAGTCAGTCAGAGACTGGGGAAACTGGGCAAAATAGGTGCTTCCAAGGGAACGAGGGAACAAGCAGAGACTCAGATGTTGAGCAGTCAGGAAGGTCAGGGAGACCAAGTCAACAGACTCAAGGACAGAAAGTGAACCAAAATCAGAGGCAGAGATTCCAGCCTAGAGAAGGGCAGCAGGACAGCCACCAGGCATGGGAGCCCAAGGAAGATAGCCAGCACCACCAACACAAACTAGTAGCACAAATCCAGCAAGAAAGGCCACTCTGTCACACAGGGAGAGAATGGCAATCACATAGTAGTGGGCAGGGCCATGGACAGGCCCAGACCAGGCAGAGTCATAGTGAGGGGCAGAGCCAccaggcagaggaagagcagggCCACCAAAGCTGGGGCAGACATGGCCGTGAGGGTCAGGAAACTCCATGTGACACCTGGGACAGGCCAACCCATGAAGAGGAACAAAGCCATCAGACAAGGGACAGGCCAACCCATGAAGATGAGCAGACCTGTCAGAGACGAGACAAGCAAACCCATGAAGATGAGCAGACCCGTCAGAGACGAGACAAGCAAACCCATGAAGATGAGCAGACCCGTCAGAGACGAGACAAGCAAACCCATGAAGAGGATCAAAACTGTCGGCAACGACAGGATAGGCAACCCATGAGGATAAAGAGAGGTATCAAGGGTCCCAGGATCAACAATCCCATAGGACCCAGCAAGGCCGTGCTAACAGAGAAAAATTCCACATGA